GCGTGTCTGGGTTTTCTGCCGCATAACTTTTACCCGGCCAAGATCTTCATGGGGGACTCCGGTTCGATGCTGATCGGCCTCATGTTGGCCGCCGCGTCGACGACTGCCGCGGGACCGATATCGCAGAACGCGTACGGCGCGCGTGACGTGTTCGCTTTGCTGTCCCCCTTCCTGCTAGTGGTTGCGGTGATGTTCGTGCCGATGCTCGACCTGCTGCTGGCGATCGTGCGGCGCACCCGCGCCGGCCGCAGCGCATTCAGTCCCGACAAGATGCACTTGCATCATCGCCTGTTGCAGATCGGCCATTCGCACCGTCGGGTAGTGCTGTTGATCTATCTATGGGTAGCCATCGTGGCGTTCGGCACCGCGAGCACGATTTTCTTCAACCCGCGCGACACCGGAGCAGTGATGCTGGCGGCGATCGCGATCGCGATTATCGCGACGTTGGTGCCCCTTCTCCGCCGTCGCGATGATGTCTACGACGAGGAGTAGTAGGACGGTGTTTGATGTGGTACGGTGCAGGTAGAACCCCGAATGAGCCTCGCGGGTTGCCGGCCCACCCGGCCGTCGGAGAGGTCTCCGAGCGCGCCGACGTACGACCGACATAGGGAGCTATCCCTTGGGTGATTCCAGCGCGATGACGGGACTCCGATACGCTCTACGGGCCGAGCAACGATCAGCCAGGCGACTCCCTTATACCCGGGATTGAGGTGCACCAGTGACGACACCAGCGCAAGACGCGCCGTTGGTGTTTCCCTCTGTTGCGTTCCGGCCGGTCCGTCTGCTTTTGATATGCCTCGCGCTGACTGCCGCCGCCCTCCCCATCGCTCACTGGCTCGGAAACCTGATGCTTGGCGTGTTCTTCGGCATTGGTCTGCTAATGGGTTTGCTCAACGCCGTCCTGGTGGCGCGTTCGGTGTCGGTGATCACCGCCAAGGCGCATCCGCTCAAAAAGAGCATGGCGCTGAATTCGGCGACCCGGCTGGCGTTCCTCACGGTGATCGGTCTGGCCATCGCGTTTGCCTTCCGCCCCGCCGGGCTAGGGGTGGTGTTTGGGCTGGCGCTATT
This Mycobacterium xenopi DNA region includes the following protein-coding sequences:
- a CDS encoding ATP synthase subunit I, which translates into the protein MTTPAQDAPLVFPSVAFRPVRLLLICLALTAAALPIAHWLGNLMLGVFFGIGLLMGLLNAVLVARSVSVITAKAHPLKKSMALNSATRLAFLTVIGLAIAFAFRPAGLGVVFGLALFQLLLVVSTALPVWNKLRTGATQSASDGERAEGTAPSDD